A part of Leptotrichia hongkongensis genomic DNA contains:
- a CDS encoding thioredoxin family protein, with the protein MKKLENYEQILNKIKEEKYFLLYVSINNCSICQIDMPKVEKIVNEKNFTAYYIEASEIPEAVGQLILFSAPVVILFYEGKEIHRQAKIIDFEELNYRMEQICENK; encoded by the coding sequence ATAAAATAAAAGAAGAAAAATATTTTTTATTATATGTTTCAATAAATAATTGCAGCATTTGTCAGATTGATATGCCAAAAGTTGAGAAAATTGTTAATGAAAAAAATTTTACTGCTTATTATATAGAAGCATCTGAAATTCCTGAAGCAGTCGGACAATTAATCCTATTTTCAGCTCCAGTAGTTATTCTATTTTATGAAGGCAAGGAGATACATAGACAGGCTAAAATTATTGATTTTGAGGAATTAAATTATAGAATGGAACAAATATGTGAAAATAAATAA
- the pflA gene encoding pyruvate formate-lyase-activating protein, with the protein MEVKGYIHSFESFGTKDGPGIRFVLFLQGCPLRCLYCHNVDTWEIKDNKMIMTAQEVMNEILKVKGFIKTGGVTVSGGEPLMQPEFLMELFKLCRENGIQTALDTSGYIFNEKAKKVLELVDMVLLDIKQINPERYKILTGVELENTLKFAKYLNEINKPTWLRYVLVPGYSDDENDLHEWAKFTSQLKNVERVDVLPFHQMGQYKWEKVGKEYKLKDTPTPTRELVEKAEEIFRSYGLKLLDK; encoded by the coding sequence ATGGAAGTAAAAGGGTATATACATTCATTCGAATCATTTGGGACTAAGGATGGGCCTGGGATTAGATTTGTGCTGTTCTTGCAAGGATGCCCTCTTAGATGTCTGTACTGTCATAATGTGGATACTTGGGAAATTAAGGACAATAAGATGATTATGACGGCTCAGGAAGTTATGAATGAAATTTTAAAAGTAAAGGGATTTATAAAGACTGGAGGGGTTACTGTATCTGGTGGTGAGCCTTTGATGCAGCCTGAATTTTTGATGGAGCTGTTTAAGCTTTGTCGTGAAAATGGGATTCAAACGGCACTTGATACATCCGGGTATATTTTTAATGAAAAGGCAAAAAAAGTGTTGGAGCTTGTAGATATGGTACTTCTTGATATTAAGCAGATAAATCCTGAAAGATATAAAATATTAACTGGAGTAGAGCTTGAAAATACTCTAAAATTTGCAAAATATTTGAATGAGATTAATAAGCCGACTTGGTTAAGATATGTGTTAGTTCCTGGGTATTCTGATGATGAAAATGATTTGCATGAGTGGGCAAAGTTTACTTCCCAGTTAAAGAATGTGGAAAGAGTGGATGTTTTACCATTTCACCAAATGGGGCAGTATAAATGGGAAAAAGTTGGGAAAGAATATAAACTGAAAGATACTCCAACACCAACGAGAGAATTAGTTGAAAAAGCTGAAGAAATTTTTAGATCTTATGGGTTGAAATTATTGGATAAATAA
- the pflB gene encoding formate C-acetyltransferase, translating into MDAWRGFKEGNWKDNIDVTEFIRLNYTEYLGDDSFLEGPTEATTELWKSLSEKFKVEREKGIYDAETKIPSQIDAYGAGYINKDLEKIVGLQTDAPLKRAIFPNGGLRMVKNSLEAFGYELDPQTEEIFTKYRKTHNDGVFSAYTDQIRKARKTGIITGLPDAYGRGRIIGDYRRVVLYGVDRLIADRQNQLKNMDPAEMTEDVIRLREEVFEQIKALHALKRMAESYGFDISGPATNGKEAVQWLYFAYLAATKDQNGAAMSIGRTSTFLDIFLERDLQEGTLTEKEAQEIMDHFVMKLRIIRFLRTPEYDALFSGDPVWVTESIGGIGEDGRSLVTKNSFRILHTLYNMGTSPEPNLTVLWSEQLPETWKKFCAKVSIDTSSVQYENDDIMRPQFGNDYGIACCVSPMTIGHQMQFFGARVNLPKALLYAINGGKDEKLKIQVTPEGQFEPIKSEYLEFDEVWEKLDKVLDWLASTYVKSLNIIHYMHDKYSYEALEMALHDVHIRRTEAFGIAGLSIIADSLAAIKYGKVKVVRDEEGDAVDYINEKDYVPFGNNDDATDQFAVDITRRFMNKLRTHKMYRDATPTQSVLTITSNVVYGKKTGNTPDGRRAGAPFGPGANPMHGRDTRGAVASLASVAKIPFEDANDGISYTFAITPETLGKNSNEKQTNLVGLMDGYFNQTGHHLNVNVFGRELLEDAMEHPENYPQLTIRVSGYAVNFVKLTKEQQLDVINRTISNKM; encoded by the coding sequence ATGGACGCATGGAGAGGATTTAAAGAAGGAAATTGGAAAGACAACATTGATGTTACAGAGTTTATCAGATTAAATTACACTGAGTATTTAGGAGATGACAGTTTTTTAGAAGGACCAACAGAAGCTACTACTGAACTATGGAAAAGCCTTTCAGAAAAATTTAAGGTAGAAAGAGAAAAAGGTATTTACGATGCTGAAACTAAGATACCTTCACAAATTGACGCTTATGGAGCAGGATATATTAATAAAGATTTGGAAAAGATTGTAGGATTGCAAACTGACGCACCTTTAAAAAGAGCAATTTTCCCAAATGGTGGATTGAGAATGGTAAAAAACAGTTTGGAAGCATTTGGATATGAACTAGATCCCCAAACTGAAGAAATTTTTACTAAATATAGAAAAACTCATAATGATGGAGTTTTCTCAGCATATACTGATCAAATCAGAAAAGCAAGAAAAACAGGAATTATAACTGGACTTCCAGATGCTTACGGACGTGGAAGAATTATTGGAGATTATAGAAGAGTTGTACTTTACGGAGTAGACAGATTAATTGCTGACAGACAAAATCAATTGAAAAATATGGATCCGGCTGAAATGACAGAAGATGTAATAAGACTTAGAGAAGAAGTTTTTGAACAAATTAAAGCATTGCATGCTTTAAAGAGAATGGCTGAATCTTATGGCTTTGACATTTCTGGACCAGCTACTAACGGTAAAGAAGCTGTACAATGGCTATATTTTGCATACTTAGCCGCTACAAAAGATCAAAATGGAGCTGCAATGAGTATTGGAAGAACTTCTACATTCTTAGATATTTTCTTGGAAAGAGATTTACAAGAAGGTACTTTGACTGAAAAAGAAGCTCAGGAAATAATGGATCACTTTGTTATGAAATTAAGAATAATCAGATTCTTAAGAACACCTGAATATGATGCATTATTCTCAGGAGATCCAGTTTGGGTAACTGAATCAATCGGTGGTATTGGAGAAGATGGAAGATCATTAGTTACTAAAAACTCATTCAGAATTTTACATACATTATATAACATGGGAACTTCACCTGAACCAAACCTAACAGTTCTATGGAGTGAACAATTACCTGAAACTTGGAAAAAATTCTGTGCAAAAGTATCAATTGATACATCATCAGTACAATATGAAAATGATGATATTATGAGACCACAATTTGGTAATGACTACGGAATTGCCTGCTGTGTATCTCCAATGACTATCGGACACCAAATGCAATTCTTTGGAGCAAGAGTAAACTTGCCAAAAGCATTATTGTATGCAATTAATGGTGGAAAAGATGAAAAATTAAAAATACAAGTAACTCCAGAAGGACAATTTGAACCAATTAAGAGCGAATATCTTGAATTTGATGAAGTATGGGAAAAACTTGATAAAGTGTTAGATTGGTTAGCTTCAACTTATGTTAAATCATTAAACATTATTCACTACATGCATGATAAATATTCTTATGAAGCGTTAGAAATGGCATTGCATGATGTTCATATCAGAAGAACAGAAGCATTTGGAATTGCGGGATTATCAATTATTGCAGATTCATTGGCAGCTATTAAATATGGTAAAGTAAAAGTTGTAAGAGATGAAGAAGGGGATGCAGTTGACTATATCAATGAAAAAGACTATGTTCCATTTGGAAATAATGATGATGCGACAGATCAGTTTGCAGTAGACATTACAAGAAGATTTATGAACAAATTAAGAACTCATAAAATGTACAGAGATGCAACTCCAACACAATCTGTATTAACAATTACTTCAAACGTAGTATATGGTAAGAAAACAGGAAATACTCCTGATGGAAGAAGAGCTGGAGCACCATTTGGGCCAGGAGCAAACCCTATGCACGGAAGAGATACAAGAGGAGCTGTTGCTTCACTTGCCTCAGTAGCTAAAATCCCATTTGAAGATGCAAACGATGGAATTTCTTACACATTTGCAATTACACCGGAAACATTAGGTAAAAATTCAAATGAAAAACAAACTAACCTAGTTGGATTAATGGATGGATACTTCAATCAAACAGGACATCACTTGAATGTAAACGTATTCGGAAGAGAATTGTTGGAAGATGCAATGGAACATCCTGAAAATTATCCTCAATTAACAATCAGAGTTTCTGGATATGCAGTAAACTTCGTTAAATTGACTAAAGAACAACAATTAGATGTAATTAACAGAACAATATCAAATAAAATGTAA